A DNA window from Mycolicibacter terrae contains the following coding sequences:
- a CDS encoding thiolase domain-containing protein, protein MASQLAAVLGTGQTKYVAKRHDVSMNGLVREAIDRALADSGSTFDDIDAVVVGKAPDFFEGVMMPELFMADAVGATGKPLIRVHTAGSVGGSTAIVAASLVKSGKYRRVLAMAWEKQSESNAMWGLSIPVPFTKPVGAGAGGYFAPHVRAYIRRSGAPLDTGAKVAVKDRLNGARNPLAHLHQPDITVEKVMASQMLWDPIRFDETCPSSDGACAVVIGDEAAAQARVDAGQPVAWIHATALRTEPLAYSGRDQVNPQAGRDAAAALWRDAGISSPIDEIDTAEIYVPFSWFEPMWLENLGFAEVGEGWKLTQAGETAIGGKLPVNPSGGVLSSNPIGASGMIRFAESAIQVMGKAGDHQVPNARKALGHAYGGGSQYYSMWVVSSDRPAG, encoded by the coding sequence ATGGCCTCTCAATTGGCCGCGGTGCTGGGCACCGGACAGACCAAGTACGTCGCCAAGCGCCACGACGTGTCGATGAACGGCCTGGTGCGCGAGGCGATCGACCGCGCGCTGGCCGATTCCGGCTCAACGTTCGACGACATCGACGCGGTGGTGGTCGGTAAGGCACCGGACTTCTTCGAGGGCGTCATGATGCCGGAGCTGTTCATGGCCGACGCGGTGGGCGCCACCGGCAAGCCGCTGATCCGGGTGCACACCGCGGGGTCGGTGGGCGGCTCGACCGCTATCGTCGCCGCCAGTCTGGTGAAATCCGGCAAGTATCGCCGAGTGCTGGCGATGGCCTGGGAGAAGCAGTCGGAGTCCAACGCCATGTGGGGGCTGAGCATCCCGGTGCCGTTCACCAAACCGGTCGGGGCGGGCGCTGGAGGCTATTTCGCCCCGCACGTACGTGCCTACATCCGCCGGTCCGGTGCCCCGCTGGACACCGGTGCCAAGGTGGCGGTCAAGGACCGGCTCAACGGTGCCCGCAACCCGCTGGCACACCTGCACCAGCCCGACATCACCGTGGAGAAGGTGATGGCATCCCAGATGCTGTGGGACCCGATTCGTTTCGACGAGACCTGCCCGTCCTCGGACGGGGCGTGCGCGGTGGTGATCGGCGACGAGGCCGCCGCGCAGGCCCGCGTCGACGCGGGCCAGCCGGTGGCCTGGATTCACGCCACCGCGCTGCGCACCGAGCCGCTGGCCTACTCCGGCCGCGACCAGGTTAACCCGCAGGCCGGCCGCGACGCTGCGGCCGCGTTGTGGCGCGACGCCGGAATCAGCAGCCCGATCGACGAGATCGACACCGCGGAGATCTACGTTCCGTTCTCCTGGTTCGAACCGATGTGGTTGGAGAACCTGGGTTTTGCGGAGGTCGGCGAGGGTTGGAAGCTCACCCAGGCCGGCGAGACCGCGATCGGCGGGAAACTGCCGGTGAATCCGTCCGGCGGGGTGCTGTCATCGAATCCGATCGGCGCCTCGGGGATGATCCGCTTCGCCGAGTCGGCGATCCAGGTGATGGGCAAGGCCGGCGACCACCAGGTTCCGAACGCCCGAAAAGCCTTGGGGCACGCCTACGGCGGCGGCTCGCAGTACTACTCGATGTGGGTGGTCAGCTCGGACAGACCCGCCGGCTGA
- a CDS encoding thiolase domain-containing protein, whose protein sequence is MSTRDVAVVGFAHAPHVRRTDGTTNGVEMLMPCFEQLYRELGIERADIGFWCSGSSDYLAGRAFSFISAIDSIGAVPPINESHVEMDGAWALYEAYIKVLTGEVDTALAYGFGKSSAGQLRRILALQTDPYTVAPLWPDSISIAGLQARLGLDGGQWTQEQMARVALESFAAADRVDSVESSTSLDELLERPFFADPLRRHDIAPITDGAAAVILAAGDKARELRENPAWITGFEHRIESPVLGSRDLTRSASTTASARAASGDDMPTVEVAEIHAPFTHQQLILTEAMRLPSRAKVNPSGGALAANPMFVAGLERIGFAAQHIFSRSAGRVLAHATSGPALQQNLVAVMEGRN, encoded by the coding sequence ATGAGCACTCGCGATGTCGCGGTGGTGGGCTTCGCCCACGCCCCGCACGTCCGCCGCACCGACGGCACTACCAACGGCGTCGAAATGCTGATGCCCTGCTTCGAGCAGCTTTACCGTGAACTGGGCATCGAACGGGCCGACATCGGCTTCTGGTGTTCCGGTTCGTCGGATTACCTTGCCGGGCGGGCTTTCTCGTTCATCTCGGCGATCGACTCCATCGGCGCGGTTCCGCCGATCAACGAGTCGCACGTGGAGATGGACGGCGCGTGGGCGCTTTACGAGGCCTACATCAAGGTGTTGACCGGAGAGGTCGACACCGCGCTGGCCTATGGTTTCGGGAAGTCCTCGGCGGGGCAGCTGCGGCGGATCCTTGCGCTGCAGACCGACCCCTACACCGTCGCCCCGCTGTGGCCTGACTCGATCTCGATCGCCGGACTGCAGGCCCGCCTCGGGCTCGACGGCGGGCAGTGGACGCAGGAGCAGATGGCCCGGGTGGCGCTGGAGTCGTTCGCGGCCGCCGACCGGGTGGATTCGGTGGAGTCCTCCACCAGTCTTGACGAACTGTTGGAACGGCCGTTCTTCGCCGACCCGCTGCGCCGGCACGACATCGCGCCGATCACCGACGGCGCCGCCGCGGTCATCCTGGCCGCCGGGGACAAGGCTCGCGAACTTCGCGAAAACCCGGCCTGGATCACCGGTTTCGAGCACCGCATCGAGTCGCCGGTACTGGGCAGCCGGGATCTGACCCGTTCAGCGTCGACCACCGCGTCGGCGCGGGCAGCCAGTGGCGACGACATGCCCACGGTGGAGGTCGCCGAGATCCATGCGCCGTTCACCCACCAGCAGCTGATCCTCACCGAGGCGATGCGGCTGCCGTCGAGAGCGAAGGTCAACCCCTCGGGTGGCGCGCTGGCGGCCAATCCGATGTTCGTCGCCGGGCTGGAGCGGATCGGCTTCGCCGCCCAGCACATCTTCTCTCGTTCGGCGGGCCGGGTGCTGGCACATGCCACCAGCGGGCCGGCACTGCAGCAGAACCTGGTCGCGGTGATGGAAGGACGCAACTGA
- a CDS encoding Zn-ribbon domain-containing OB-fold protein has protein sequence MTEPSEPPLSAPLGLSFDYTRSTGPVLGEFFTALRERRIVGVRGSDGRVYVPPAEYDPVSYEQLTEIVPVASVGTVVSWTWQPAPLEGQPLDTPFAWALIKLDGADVPMLHAVAAEGPDQISTGTRVHVHWADEPVGAITDIAYFAIGEDPEPTAQSSDERDPVSMVITPIHLEIQHSASHPESAYLRALKEGKLLGARTGENGKVYFPAREADPATGRQVTEFVELPDTGTITTFAIINIPFMGQKITPPYVAAYVLLDGADIPFLTLVSDVDAHEVRMGMRVQAVWKPREEWTYGMENIEYFRPTGEPDAEYDTYKHHL, from the coding sequence CTGACAGAACCCTCGGAACCACCGCTGTCCGCCCCCCTGGGGTTGTCATTCGACTACACCCGTTCGACGGGTCCGGTCCTCGGCGAGTTCTTCACCGCCCTGCGCGAGCGCCGCATCGTCGGCGTGCGCGGTTCCGACGGTCGGGTGTACGTACCGCCGGCCGAGTACGACCCGGTCAGCTATGAACAGCTCACCGAGATCGTACCGGTCGCAAGTGTCGGCACCGTGGTGTCCTGGACCTGGCAGCCGGCGCCGCTGGAAGGCCAGCCGCTCGACACACCGTTCGCCTGGGCGTTGATCAAGCTCGACGGCGCCGACGTGCCGATGCTGCACGCGGTTGCGGCGGAAGGCCCCGACCAGATCAGCACCGGCACCCGGGTGCACGTGCACTGGGCCGACGAGCCGGTCGGCGCGATCACCGACATCGCCTACTTCGCGATCGGCGAGGACCCGGAGCCGACCGCGCAGAGCTCCGACGAGCGTGACCCGGTGTCGATGGTGATCACCCCGATTCATCTGGAGATCCAGCACAGCGCTTCGCATCCGGAGAGCGCATACCTGCGTGCGCTCAAGGAGGGCAAGCTGCTGGGCGCGCGTACCGGCGAGAACGGCAAGGTTTACTTCCCGGCCCGCGAAGCCGACCCGGCCACCGGGCGCCAGGTCACCGAGTTCGTGGAGCTGCCGGACACCGGCACGATCACCACGTTCGCGATCATCAACATCCCTTTCATGGGCCAGAAGATCACGCCGCCCTACGTGGCGGCCTACGTGCTTCTCGACGGCGCCGACATCCCCTTCCTGACACTGGTTTCCGACGTCGACGCCCACGAGGTACGGATGGGCATGCGGGTGCAGGCGGTGTGGAAGCCGCGCGAGGAGTGGACCTACGGCATGGAGAACATCGAGTACTTCCGGCCGACCGGGGAGCCGGACGCCGAATACGACACCTACAAGCACCACCTGTAA
- a CDS encoding LLM class F420-dependent oxidoreductase: protein MKLGLQLGYWGAQPPTNHAELVGAAEEAGFDAVFTAEAWGSDAYTPLAWWGSSTQRVRLGTSVVQLSARTPTACAMAALTLDHLSGGRHILGLGVSGPQVVEGWYGQRFGKPLARTREYIDILRQVWAREAPVTSAGPHYPLPLSGEGTTGLGKALKPITHPRRADIPVMLGAEGPKNVALAAEIADGWLPIFYAPRLADMYNEWLDEGFARPGARRTREDFEICATAQVVITEDRAAAFAGIKPFLALYMGGMGSEDTNFHAEVYRRMGYSEVVDDVTKLFRSDRKDEAAKIIPDELVDDAVIVGDIDYVRSQIKVWEAAGVTMMVVAARDVAQVQQLASLT, encoded by the coding sequence ATGAAGCTGGGACTGCAACTGGGATATTGGGGCGCGCAGCCGCCCACCAATCACGCCGAACTCGTGGGCGCCGCCGAGGAAGCCGGCTTCGACGCCGTCTTCACCGCCGAGGCCTGGGGCTCGGACGCCTACACGCCGCTGGCGTGGTGGGGTTCGTCGACGCAGCGGGTGCGGCTGGGCACCTCGGTGGTGCAGCTGTCGGCGCGGACCCCGACCGCGTGTGCGATGGCTGCTCTGACGCTGGATCATCTCTCCGGTGGCCGGCACATCCTCGGGCTCGGCGTCTCCGGCCCGCAGGTGGTGGAGGGCTGGTATGGCCAGCGGTTCGGCAAGCCGCTGGCCCGCACCCGTGAATACATCGACATTCTGCGCCAGGTGTGGGCCCGTGAGGCCCCGGTGACCAGCGCCGGACCGCACTACCCGCTGCCGTTGTCCGGTGAGGGCACCACCGGGCTGGGCAAGGCGCTCAAGCCGATCACCCACCCGCGCCGCGCCGACATCCCGGTGATGCTGGGGGCGGAAGGCCCGAAGAACGTCGCGCTGGCCGCCGAGATAGCCGATGGCTGGCTGCCGATCTTCTATGCCCCGCGGCTGGCGGACATGTACAACGAGTGGCTCGACGAGGGATTCGCCCGGCCCGGAGCACGGCGCACCCGCGAGGACTTCGAGATCTGCGCGACCGCGCAGGTGGTCATCACCGAGGACCGCGCCGCGGCCTTCGCCGGAATCAAGCCGTTCCTGGCGCTCTACATGGGCGGCATGGGCTCGGAAGACACCAACTTCCACGCCGAGGTATACCGCCGGATGGGCTACTCGGAGGTCGTCGACGACGTCACGAAGCTGTTCCGCTCGGATCGCAAGGACGAGGCGGCCAAGATCATCCCCGACGAGTTGGTGGATGACGCTGTGATCGTCGGCGACATCGACTACGTGCGTTCCCAGATCAAGGTGTGGGAGGCCGCCGGCGTGACGATGATGGTGGTCGCCGCCCGCGACGTCGCCCAGGTTCAGCAGCTGGCGTCGCTGACCTGA
- a CDS encoding DoxX family protein produces MAGAGVCAVMIGAAWAHTRLHEPASVAVNAVLFSLALFVLVGRLFG; encoded by the coding sequence GTGGCCGGAGCCGGAGTGTGCGCGGTGATGATCGGCGCCGCCTGGGCACATACCCGCCTGCACGAACCGGCGAGCGTGGCCGTCAACGCCGTGTTGTTCTCGCTGGCGCTGTTCGTCCTGGTCGGACGGCTGTTCGGCTGA
- a CDS encoding DoxX family protein, protein MNSALWAAQLTLAAVFTLSGAAKLTMSRQRLLDTGQTGVAMFPIPVVRFTAAMELLAAVGLLASTLTGIGQILTPWPEPECAR, encoded by the coding sequence ATGAACAGTGCGCTCTGGGCCGCCCAGCTCACACTGGCCGCGGTATTCACCTTGTCCGGTGCCGCCAAACTCACCATGTCGCGCCAACGACTCCTCGACACCGGCCAAACCGGGGTGGCGATGTTCCCCATTCCGGTGGTGCGATTCACCGCGGCGATGGAACTACTCGCCGCGGTGGGACTGCTCGCATCAACCCTGACCGGCATCGGGCAGATTCTCACCCCGTGGCCGGAGCCGGAGTGTGCGCGGTGA
- a CDS encoding acyl-CoA synthetase produces MSEAGLWNIARDTPDAVAVVDVHGGQLTYGELAARADRYGRGLQTLGLQPGDVLVMVLPNTVDTLAVYFAAMQTGLYIVAINWHLTGPEIGYILSDSGAKALVAHERFAEASKIAADEAGLAADRRFAVGDIDGFTALSALGAGEEGRPDVRTMGAAMLYTSGTTGKPKGVKRPLTGADPDAVPVASAGFFALYDLAPFDNHVHICGSPLYHTAVLNFSAISIQLGHKVVLMDKWDPEEMLALIAEHRVTHSHMVPTQFRRLLALPAEVRERYDVSSLRNVIHGAAPCPPEVKRQMLDWWGPVITEYYAATEGGGTKISGEEWLAHPGSVGKAWPYSVVKVLDDDGNELPPGEVGTVYMQMGGSSFAYHNDKKKTEENRAGDLFTVGDVGYLDEEGYLFLQDRKTNMIISGGVNVYPAEIENELIMHPKVLDVAVFGVPDDDWGEAIKAVVQPAEGVVGDDALTAELMEYASARLAKFKLPKTIDYIAEMPRDPNGKLYKRKLRDPYWEGRGAKI; encoded by the coding sequence ATGAGCGAAGCCGGCCTGTGGAACATCGCCCGTGACACCCCCGACGCCGTCGCCGTGGTCGACGTGCACGGTGGTCAGCTGACCTACGGTGAGCTGGCCGCCCGCGCCGACCGCTACGGCCGCGGCCTGCAGACGCTGGGCCTGCAGCCCGGCGACGTGTTGGTGATGGTGCTGCCCAACACCGTCGACACGTTGGCGGTGTACTTCGCCGCCATGCAGACCGGGCTGTACATCGTGGCGATCAACTGGCATCTGACCGGCCCGGAGATCGGCTACATCCTCTCCGACAGCGGAGCTAAAGCCCTTGTCGCCCACGAGCGTTTCGCCGAGGCGTCGAAGATCGCCGCCGACGAGGCCGGCCTGGCCGCCGACCGTCGATTCGCCGTCGGCGACATCGACGGCTTCACCGCGCTGTCGGCGCTGGGCGCCGGCGAAGAGGGCCGGCCCGATGTGCGCACCATGGGCGCGGCGATGCTCTACACCTCGGGCACCACCGGCAAGCCCAAGGGCGTCAAGCGCCCGCTGACCGGCGCCGACCCCGACGCGGTGCCGGTGGCCTCCGCGGGATTCTTCGCCCTGTATGACCTGGCGCCGTTCGACAACCACGTGCACATCTGCGGCTCGCCGCTGTATCACACTGCGGTGCTGAACTTCTCGGCCATCTCCATCCAGCTGGGCCACAAGGTGGTGCTGATGGACAAGTGGGACCCCGAGGAGATGCTGGCCCTGATCGCCGAGCACCGCGTGACCCACAGCCACATGGTGCCCACCCAGTTCCGCCGGCTGCTGGCGCTGCCGGCCGAGGTGCGGGAACGCTACGACGTGTCCTCGCTGCGCAACGTCATCCACGGCGCAGCACCGTGCCCGCCCGAGGTCAAGCGGCAGATGCTGGACTGGTGGGGCCCGGTGATCACCGAGTACTACGCCGCCACCGAGGGCGGCGGCACCAAGATCAGCGGCGAAGAGTGGCTGGCCCACCCCGGCTCCGTCGGCAAGGCCTGGCCGTATTCGGTGGTCAAGGTGCTCGACGACGACGGCAACGAACTGCCGCCCGGCGAGGTCGGCACCGTCTACATGCAGATGGGCGGGTCCAGCTTCGCCTACCACAACGACAAGAAGAAGACCGAGGAGAACCGCGCCGGCGACCTGTTCACCGTCGGCGATGTCGGCTACCTCGATGAAGAGGGCTACCTGTTCCTGCAGGACCGCAAGACCAACATGATCATCTCCGGCGGGGTCAACGTCTACCCGGCCGAGATCGAGAACGAGCTGATCATGCACCCGAAGGTGCTCGACGTCGCGGTGTTCGGAGTGCCCGACGACGACTGGGGCGAGGCCATCAAGGCTGTTGTGCAGCCCGCCGAGGGCGTGGTCGGCGACGACGCGCTGACCGCCGAGCTGATGGAGTACGCGAGCGCGCGGCTGGCGAAATTCAAGCTGCCCAAGACGATTGACTACATCGCCGAGATGCCGCGCGACCCCAACGGCAAGCTGTACAAGCGGAAATTGCGGGATCCGTACTGGGAGGGGCGGGGAGCGAAGATTTAG
- a CDS encoding TNT domain-containing protein, with translation MADLAVAVPSLSQVESASFGYLLSAAAYWRSLSHALLAGFTEVREATQAPGGGIWRGRAAQGAQQRAAGDVTTIGVPCEQLLTAAGIAERGHQQLEAHRQGVLEAVNDAIRDGFIVNDDYSVTDTRDYYSEEEFEQRDAAAHAHASFIGHRVMNLVAADRETATSLDSATEGLDVFDFGAEADDTVRLAGWDRPLSPAPNDPTDQSAFDDLLRANDQAVLDAMARVKAAQQALDDAAARAYAHGAGSDEARDAMTRLPALKKNLADALDELGKIPDYSSIDPASVQLGPDGALSFAYTLQGQKMVVTGTLKNGSGEIYDQGAGSGSSAYFTYQDGKLVASRFLDPGRVTPDDALLQNTIFTAVGAGPAVTAGKASVEAGWQGMRTLFAREALEAGGGSATGLTADNVLPRAIAQAEIRAQAAADDLAIHHPGLGAPVTTSADHFPPVITHDHVPHSGPHAPAPAAEVHPLPADSPLFDGYHPIEPGPHFTDSAGHLIYPNDGLASKPYAIPGTVIPNANLATGTELGRFGSEYGGYMAPKGTPFAELSLPPESATKPYLRYVVDDPTALPPGWHIEQSQTAPWFHQPGGGTQFRIIDEFGDTGSVEELIRSGFLRRQQ, from the coding sequence ATGGCTGATCTGGCGGTGGCGGTGCCGAGCCTGTCGCAGGTGGAATCGGCCAGCTTCGGATATCTGCTCAGTGCGGCGGCGTACTGGCGGTCGCTGAGTCACGCCTTGCTGGCCGGGTTCACCGAGGTGCGCGAGGCGACCCAGGCCCCAGGAGGCGGCATCTGGCGTGGCCGGGCCGCACAAGGTGCTCAACAGCGCGCCGCGGGTGATGTGACCACCATCGGGGTGCCTTGTGAGCAGTTGCTGACCGCCGCCGGTATCGCCGAGCGTGGCCACCAACAATTGGAAGCGCACCGCCAGGGCGTGCTGGAAGCGGTCAACGACGCGATCCGCGACGGATTCATCGTCAATGACGACTACAGCGTCACCGACACTCGTGACTACTACAGCGAAGAGGAATTCGAGCAACGCGACGCCGCCGCCCACGCGCATGCCAGTTTCATCGGGCACCGGGTGATGAATCTAGTGGCCGCCGACCGGGAGACTGCCACCAGCCTCGACTCGGCCACCGAAGGACTCGACGTCTTCGACTTCGGCGCGGAAGCCGACGACACCGTGCGCCTGGCCGGCTGGGACCGGCCACTGAGCCCGGCGCCGAACGACCCAACGGACCAGAGCGCATTCGACGATTTGTTGCGAGCCAACGACCAAGCAGTCCTCGACGCGATGGCCCGGGTGAAGGCCGCCCAACAGGCCCTCGACGACGCGGCGGCGAGAGCCTATGCCCACGGCGCGGGCAGCGATGAGGCGCGGGACGCGATGACCCGACTGCCGGCGTTGAAGAAGAACTTGGCCGACGCCCTCGATGAACTGGGCAAGATCCCGGACTACTCGAGCATCGACCCCGCATCGGTGCAGCTGGGCCCCGACGGCGCGTTGTCGTTCGCCTACACCCTGCAGGGCCAGAAGATGGTAGTGACCGGAACGCTCAAGAACGGCTCCGGCGAGATCTACGACCAGGGCGCCGGCAGCGGCAGTAGCGCCTACTTCACTTATCAGGACGGCAAACTGGTCGCCTCCCGATTCCTCGACCCCGGCCGCGTCACCCCCGATGACGCGCTACTGCAGAACACCATCTTCACCGCGGTCGGCGCCGGACCCGCGGTCACCGCCGGCAAAGCCAGCGTAGAAGCCGGCTGGCAGGGCATGCGGACCCTGTTCGCCCGCGAAGCCCTCGAAGCCGGCGGCGGCAGCGCCACCGGCCTGACCGCTGACAACGTCCTCCCCCGGGCCATCGCCCAAGCCGAAATCCGCGCCCAAGCCGCCGCCGACGACCTCGCCATTCACCACCCCGGGCTGGGCGCGCCGGTCACCACCAGTGCCGACCACTTCCCACCGGTAATCACCCACGACCATGTCCCGCACAGCGGCCCACACGCGCCCGCCCCGGCAGCCGAAGTCCATCCGCTACCCGCGGATTCACCGCTATTTGACGGCTACCACCCGATCGAACCCGGACCACATTTCACCGACTCGGCCGGGCACCTGATCTACCCCAATGACGGCCTGGCCAGCAAACCCTACGCGATACCGGGAACTGTCATTCCCAACGCCAACTTGGCCACTGGAACCGAACTTGGACGCTTCGGCTCCGAGTACGGCGGTTACATGGCGCCGAAAGGTACACCCTTTGCCGAGTTGTCGCTCCCGCCGGAAAGTGCGACAAAGCCGTATCTTCGGTATGTCGTCGACGATCCCACAGCGCTTCCCCCAGGCTGGCATATCGAGCAGTCACAAACCGCACCTTGGTTTCACCAGCCCGGCGGCGGTACCCAATTCCGAATAATTGACGAATTCGGAGATACCGGAAGTGTCGAGGAACTGATCCGTTCCGGATTCCTGAGGAGACAACAATAA
- a CDS encoding acetoacetate decarboxylase family protein produces the protein MAISQHTIAGTVLTMPVRVRQADVHSAMFSVPSDAAQAMIDYSGLKVFQHRPGQAVVNLMLARYMDGDLGKYHEFGTAVMINPPGSSARGWRALGSAGAFIHHLPVDQAFTCEAGRTIWGFPKIMADFTVRDGKRLGFDVAAEGEHIATMEFGRGLPVPGLFTSKSRTLQAFSHLDGVTREVPWEMRVSGVRGTFGGTTLRLGTHPYARELAALGLPKRPMMSSTVGRVEMTFGDAEVIGR, from the coding sequence ATGGCTATTTCGCAGCACACCATCGCTGGCACTGTGCTTACCATGCCCGTCCGCGTCCGTCAGGCAGATGTGCATAGCGCGATGTTCTCGGTTCCGTCAGATGCCGCACAGGCGATGATCGACTACAGCGGGCTGAAGGTCTTCCAGCATCGGCCAGGACAGGCGGTGGTCAACCTGATGCTGGCCCGCTACATGGACGGCGATCTCGGCAAGTACCACGAATTCGGCACCGCGGTGATGATCAACCCGCCGGGTTCGTCTGCCCGCGGCTGGCGCGCGCTCGGGTCCGCCGGCGCGTTCATCCACCACCTGCCGGTGGATCAGGCATTCACGTGCGAGGCCGGACGCACCATCTGGGGATTCCCGAAGATCATGGCGGACTTCACCGTTCGCGACGGAAAGCGGCTGGGTTTCGACGTCGCCGCCGAGGGCGAGCACATCGCCACGATGGAGTTCGGGCGCGGACTACCGGTGCCGGGCCTGTTCACCTCGAAGTCGCGGACATTGCAGGCATTCAGCCACCTCGACGGCGTGACTCGCGAAGTACCTTGGGAGATGCGGGTTTCCGGGGTTCGCGGGACCTTCGGCGGTACGACGCTGCGACTGGGCACCCATCCCTACGCCCGTGAGCTGGCCGCGTTGGGCCTGCCGAAGCGGCCGATGATGTCGTCGACGGTGGGGCGCGTTGAGATGACGTTCGGGGATGCTGAGGTTATTGGCCGCTAG
- a CDS encoding cytochrome P450: MTEVMADAKPATKPDVDLTDGTFYSDGGARAAYKWMRAHEPVFRDRNGQAAAASYAAVIDAERNAELFSSTGGIRPDQPGMPYMIDMDDPEHLVRRKLVNAGFTRKRVHAQLPSIGKLCDTLIDAVCEQGECDFVRDIAAPLPMAVIGDMLGVLPEDRSMLLKWSDDLVAGQSSHLDPESATFRAVMEAFAGWTEFTRDIIIKRRAEPTDDLFSVLVNAEVDGAQMSDDEIIFETLLILIGGDETTRHTLSGGTEQLIRHRDQWDMLRADSSLLPTAIEEMLRWTSPVKNMCRTVTADTEFYGAQLQRGEKIMLLFEAANFDEAVFDEPERFDIQRDPNSHLAFGFGTHFCMGNQLARLELSLMTERVLQRLPDLRLADGAEVPLRPANFVSGPVSMPVVFTPTAPTAAPNV, translated from the coding sequence ATGACCGAGGTAATGGCCGATGCAAAGCCGGCGACCAAGCCCGACGTCGACCTGACCGATGGCACGTTCTACTCCGACGGCGGGGCCCGCGCCGCCTACAAATGGATGCGGGCGCACGAGCCGGTGTTCCGCGACCGTAACGGTCAGGCAGCCGCGGCCAGCTATGCCGCGGTGATCGATGCCGAGCGTAACGCCGAACTCTTCTCCAGCACCGGTGGCATCCGGCCCGACCAGCCGGGCATGCCCTACATGATCGATATGGACGACCCGGAGCACCTGGTGCGCCGTAAGTTGGTCAACGCCGGCTTCACCCGCAAGCGGGTACATGCCCAGCTGCCGTCCATCGGGAAACTCTGCGACACGTTGATCGACGCGGTCTGCGAGCAGGGCGAGTGCGACTTCGTCCGCGATATCGCCGCGCCGCTGCCGATGGCGGTGATCGGCGACATGCTCGGCGTACTGCCCGAAGACCGTTCGATGCTGCTGAAGTGGTCCGACGACCTGGTCGCGGGGCAAAGCTCACACCTGGATCCGGAGTCGGCGACGTTTCGGGCCGTCATGGAGGCGTTCGCCGGCTGGACCGAATTCACCCGGGACATCATCATCAAACGTCGGGCCGAGCCCACCGATGATCTGTTCTCCGTTCTGGTCAACGCCGAGGTGGACGGCGCGCAGATGTCCGATGACGAGATCATCTTTGAGACCCTGTTGATTCTGATCGGCGGCGATGAAACCACTCGGCACACGCTGTCGGGGGGGACCGAACAGCTGATTCGCCACCGTGATCAGTGGGACATGCTGCGAGCCGACTCGAGTCTGCTGCCCACCGCCATCGAGGAGATGCTGCGGTGGACCTCTCCGGTGAAGAACATGTGCCGTACCGTGACTGCCGACACTGAGTTCTACGGCGCCCAGCTCCAGCGGGGCGAGAAGATCATGCTGCTGTTCGAAGCAGCGAACTTCGACGAAGCGGTGTTTGACGAACCCGAGCGGTTCGACATCCAGCGCGACCCCAACAGCCATCTTGCGTTCGGCTTCGGCACCCACTTTTGCATGGGAAACCAGCTGGCGAGGCTGGAGCTTTCACTGATGACCGAGCGGGTGTTGCAGAGGCTTCCGGACCTGCGCCTGGCCGACGGAGCCGAGGTGCCGCTGCGGCCCGCGAACTTTGTGTCCGGCCCGGTTTCCATGCCGGTGGTGTTCACACCGACGGCACCCACGGCCGCGCCGAACGTGTAA